One segment of Carya illinoinensis cultivar Pawnee chromosome 1, C.illinoinensisPawnee_v1, whole genome shotgun sequence DNA contains the following:
- the LOC122313429 gene encoding uncharacterized protein LOC122313429 isoform X1, whose product MLLPPNSPSPGMAQFHCCLNFHFLIYSKCMQLYIGCCGILDIIRVYLIQPAISCCLYLLCMYILLILCRISCIYVLCAFLAIHMDDLEKTHTDCDLWADGMENIFIEMLYGDALTGALRAGNIRSRDHTTYAQRLTSVGIRVYDGNQVKSKLQRLKSRQRLFIDLMSQTGMAWDPDNKTVIANDEHWANALRRCDTGALYRASNMDCPLTLMMTWISSWDLRHHHSLRWGKANVDNKG is encoded by the exons ATGCTCCTCCCGCCTAACTCACCCTCCCCAGGTATGGCCCAGTTTCATTGctgtttaaattttcatttccttATCTATTCTAAATGCATGCAATTATATATTGGTTGCTGTGGAATTCTTGATATAATAAGAGTGTATTTGATCCAACCTGCAATATCttgttgtttgtatttattgtgtatgtatattttacttatattaTGCAGAATATCTTGCATATATGTATTATGTGCTTTCTTAGCTATTCACATGGATGATCTGGAAAAGACACACACTGACTGTGACCTATGGGCGGATGGGATGGAGAACATTTTCATTGAGATGCTGTATGGGGATGCCCTTACTGGAGCACTAAGGGCAGGGAATATCAGATCTAGGGACCATACAACATATGCTCAACGGCTTACATCGGTGGGTATAAGGGTATATGATGGCAATCAAGTGAAGAGCAAACTACAAAGGCTGAAGTCGAGGCAACGCCTTTTCATTGACCTTATGAGCCAAACAGGTATGGCTTGGGACCCCGACAACAAAACGGTGATAGCCAATGACGAACACTGGGCAAATGCCCTAAGG AGATGCGACACTGGGGCCCTGTACCGGGCAAGCAACATGGATTGCCCATTGACTTTGATGATGACATGGATTTCTTCATGGGATTTGAGACACCACCATTCATTGCGTTGGGGCAAAGCCAATGTCGACAACAAAGGGTGA
- the LOC122313429 gene encoding uncharacterized protein LOC122313429 isoform X3: MLLPPNSPSPAIHMDDLEKTHTDCDLWADGMENIFIEMLYGDALTGALRAGNIRSRDHTTYAQRLTSVGIRVYDGNQVKSKLQRLKSRQRLFIDLMSQTGMAWDPDNKTVIANDEHWANALRRCDTGALYRASNMDCPLTLMMTWISSWDLRHHHSLRWGKANVDNKG; the protein is encoded by the exons ATGCTCCTCCCGCCTAACTCACCCTCCCCAG CTATTCACATGGATGATCTGGAAAAGACACACACTGACTGTGACCTATGGGCGGATGGGATGGAGAACATTTTCATTGAGATGCTGTATGGGGATGCCCTTACTGGAGCACTAAGGGCAGGGAATATCAGATCTAGGGACCATACAACATATGCTCAACGGCTTACATCGGTGGGTATAAGGGTATATGATGGCAATCAAGTGAAGAGCAAACTACAAAGGCTGAAGTCGAGGCAACGCCTTTTCATTGACCTTATGAGCCAAACAGGTATGGCTTGGGACCCCGACAACAAAACGGTGATAGCCAATGACGAACACTGGGCAAATGCCCTAAGG AGATGCGACACTGGGGCCCTGTACCGGGCAAGCAACATGGATTGCCCATTGACTTTGATGATGACATGGATTTCTTCATGGGATTTGAGACACCACCATTCATTGCGTTGGGGCAAAGCCAATGTCGACAACAAAGGGTGA
- the LOC122313429 gene encoding uncharacterized protein LOC122313429 isoform X5, which translates to MDDLEKTHTDCDLWADGMENIFIEMLYGDALTGALRAGNIRSRDHTTYAQRLTSVGIRVYDGNQVKSKLQRLKSRQRLFIDLMSQTGMAWDPDNKTVIANDEHWANALRRCDTGALYRASNMDCPLTLMMTWISSWDLRHHHSLRWGKANVDNKG; encoded by the exons ATGGATGATCTGGAAAAGACACACACTGACTGTGACCTATGGGCGGATGGGATGGAGAACATTTTCATTGAGATGCTGTATGGGGATGCCCTTACTGGAGCACTAAGGGCAGGGAATATCAGATCTAGGGACCATACAACATATGCTCAACGGCTTACATCGGTGGGTATAAGGGTATATGATGGCAATCAAGTGAAGAGCAAACTACAAAGGCTGAAGTCGAGGCAACGCCTTTTCATTGACCTTATGAGCCAAACAGGTATGGCTTGGGACCCCGACAACAAAACGGTGATAGCCAATGACGAACACTGGGCAAATGCCCTAAGG AGATGCGACACTGGGGCCCTGTACCGGGCAAGCAACATGGATTGCCCATTGACTTTGATGATGACATGGATTTCTTCATGGGATTTGAGACACCACCATTCATTGCGTTGGGGCAAAGCCAATGTCGACAACAAAGGGTGA